A segment of the Terriglobia bacterium genome:
GGATTGCGAGGTAGCTGTAATTCAGGCCAAAGACGACGATACCTGCGCGTATGCCGAGGTTTGGATTGAGGTCGAGACGAGTCGTCGCGCGGAAGGACGGCGCGGGGAATTTCTGCAGCAGCAGGTTGGGCTTGTCCCACAGCGTGTAATCCGCCGCCGGCACGGCACGCAGCCGTAACCAGCCTGGGCGTGCACCCAAATCCCACCAATGGCGCTGGTGGTTCGCCGCCCATTGCCACTGAAGCCCGAGAGCCGGCGCATTGAATTCGTCTCCGGTCTGGGGTGCCTCGATGGCGCCCGGCTTGCCGGCATCCGGTTTCTTTCCGCCGGGTACCGGCTCCCCGATGCCGTCACCATCCGGGTCATTCCCGATCACCGGCCAGTCGTCATGCCATGTCATAGGCTGCAGGTGGACGATGCGTCCATACGCATCCGCATCCTGGAAGTGAACAAACCATGACAGGCCGCGGGCCGTTTCGACCCAGGCGCCCTGGTGTGGGCCATTGACTGCGGTCTTGCCCTGGTGCATGACGATGCGATCCTGGTAGGGTCCGAACACACTCCTCGCGCGCAGCGCTACCTGCCAACCGGTCGCGACGCCGCCGGCCGGCGCGAAGATGTAGTAGTAGCCATTCCGCTTGTAAAACTTGGGCCCCTCGATGGTGGGATGCCTGTCCCCGCCCTCGAATACGGGCCGGCCCTCGTCCAGGATGCGCCTCCCGTCAGGACTCATGCGGCACACTGTCAGCACCCCGTTGAATCCGGCGCGGCTCTTTGCCCATGCATGCACTAGTGTAGTGAGTCAGAAGTCCGTTGACATATGATTTGCAGGAAAGACAAGGGTTTCTGTCGAATTCATGGCTGTCATAAGTAAAGATCTGTTTGACGCACTACACTAGGTATGCCTGGCCGTCATCATCCCAAAGCGGGCATGGATCGATCCAACCCTTCGCATCGCGCACGAGAAACAGCGGATCCCAGGGCCCTTCCGGATTTGCCGACGACGACATGAAAATTCCCAGATCAGGGTCGCCATAATAAACGTAGAACCGGCCGGCATGCTCGCGGAGGCTCGGCGCCCAGACACCCTTGCCGTGCTGCGGCGCATCGAACACGGGCGCCGGAAGGTTTTCGCTCACGTG
Coding sequences within it:
- a CDS encoding family 43 glycosylhydrolase translates to MLTVCRMSPDGRRILDEGRPVFEGGDRHPTIEGPKFYKRNGYYYIFAPAGGVATGWQVALRARSVFGPYQDRIVMHQGKTAVNGPHQGAWVETARGLSWFVHFQDADAYGRIVHLQPMTWHDDWPVIGNDPDGDGIGEPVPGGKKPDAGKPGAIEAPQTGDEFNAPALGLQWQWAANHQRHWWDLGARPGWLRLRAVPAADYTLWDKPNLLLQKFPAPSFRATTRLDLNPNLGIRAGIVVFGLNYSYLAIQLDSGDGRPHLVRTTCIDADRGGRALDEATALVNSIGPVDLRVEVSEGALCRFSASTDGKTFKEIGSPFQARKGAWVGARIGVFALAPAGAAETGHVDIDWFRIEEVKR
- a CDS encoding family 43 glycosylhydrolase, producing MMRTLIASLLAFVVIQQVSGSRVAPWVPDNGDGTYHNPVIYADYSDPDVVRAGRYFYMVSSSFVSTPALPVLRSPDLVNWRIVGHVSENLPAPVFDAPQHGKGVWAPSLREHAGRFYVYYGDPDLGIFMSSSANPEGPWDPLFLVRDAKGWIDPCPLWDDDGQAYLV